Proteins from a single region of Nocardioides anomalus:
- a CDS encoding nuclear transport factor 2 family protein has protein sequence MHRAEEITEAYAALHARVQQHAASGDWTGFADSFTEDATYVEHAFGTFRGREEIRAWSVRTMTSFPGSVMTGFPLAWQVVDAPTSRLICEVRNLMPDPGDGTALEESNLTIMTYAGDGLFAREEDVYNPLRFARMSVRWARIAEAHGRLDDEGRAYLEQFG, from the coding sequence GTGCACCGCGCCGAGGAGATCACCGAGGCGTACGCCGCCCTGCACGCCCGGGTCCAGCAGCACGCCGCGAGCGGCGACTGGACCGGCTTCGCCGACAGCTTCACCGAGGACGCGACGTACGTCGAGCACGCCTTCGGCACCTTCCGCGGCCGCGAGGAGATCCGGGCCTGGTCGGTGCGGACCATGACGTCGTTCCCGGGCTCGGTGATGACCGGCTTCCCGCTGGCCTGGCAGGTGGTGGACGCGCCGACGTCGCGACTGATCTGCGAGGTGCGCAACCTGATGCCCGACCCCGGCGACGGCACGGCGCTGGAGGAGTCGAACCTGACGATCATGACCTACGCCGGCGACGGGCTCTTCGCGCGCGAGGAGGACGTCTACAACCCGCTCCGCTTCGCCCGGATGTCGGTGCGGTGGGCGCGCATCGCGGAGGCCCACGGCCGCCTCGACGACGAGGGTCGTGCGTACCTCGAGCAGTTCGGCTGA
- a CDS encoding PGPGW domain-containing protein, giving the protein MKGAAKRVGLEAVGWLLVVAGIAALILPGPGLLMIAGGLVILSQQYEWAERRVEPVKREALKGAARSVETWPRVVATALMAVLIAAAGVLWFVGPAMPGWYPLSEKWWLPGGKATSISQFLSAIIVVVLLVWSFRKFHGKPEEIEKVVSSASEDDDRSGFWGS; this is encoded by the coding sequence ATGAAGGGCGCAGCCAAGCGGGTCGGTCTCGAGGCCGTGGGCTGGCTCCTGGTGGTGGCCGGCATCGCGGCACTGATCCTGCCCGGACCCGGCCTGCTCATGATCGCCGGCGGGCTCGTGATCTTGTCCCAGCAGTACGAATGGGCCGAGCGGCGCGTGGAGCCGGTCAAGCGCGAGGCCCTCAAGGGCGCCGCCCGCTCGGTCGAGACCTGGCCCCGGGTGGTGGCCACCGCGCTCATGGCCGTGCTCATCGCGGCCGCCGGCGTGCTGTGGTTCGTCGGCCCGGCGATGCCGGGCTGGTACCCGCTCTCGGAGAAGTGGTGGCTGCCCGGCGGCAAGGCCACGAGCATCTCGCAGTTCCTGTCCGCGATCATCGTGGTCGTCCTGCTCGTCTGGAGCTTCCGCAAGTTCCACGGCAAGCCCGAGGAGATCGAGAAGGTCGTCTCCTCGGCCTCCGAGGACGACGACCGCAGCGGGTTCTGGGGCAGCTGA
- the recC gene encoding exodeoxyribonuclease V subunit gamma, which produces MVLHLHRAPRTDLLADALGELLSTPLGDPFATELVLVPARGVERWLSQRLSHRLGTSSGGADGVCAGVEFRFPRSLVAELTGTRDEDPWAPDALAWPLLSVLDTCLDEPWAATLAAHLGHRDTGDEAEFRRGRRYAVARRLAGLFASYAAQRPQLLADWSTGRETDGLGGELDADLRWQPPLWRALAASVDAPVPAARHAATLRRLSDGPADLPERLSLFGHTRMPATEIELLRALATHHDLHLWLPHPSADLWARLGAAAGPVPRRADHSHREVRHPLLASLGRDLRELQRGLGPAAHDQAVPAGDLPDTLLGRLQSDLRADQVRPAGRRHDPADRSVQVHRCHGPARQVQVLREVLLGLLADDPTLEPRDILVMCPDIESYAPLITASFGLGDVVEGGHPAHRLRVQLADRSLTQTNPLLGVAAQLLDVAGSRATASAVLDLAQSPPVRRRFGFVDDDLDTLADWVREAGVRWGFDAAHREPFGVRYLQNTWRFGLDRVLVGVAMSDDSQAWLGTALPLDDVGSNRVELAGRFAEYVDRLVAATDRLTGTRPLADWLDGLVAGVADLTRVDGDDQWQVGQVQRELARVGVEAGERGASPLRLTDVRAMLEDHLAGRPTRANFRAGSLTVCTMVPMRSVPHRVVCLLGVDDGVFPRQRTVDGDDVLAREPVTGERDVRAEDRQLLLDAIGAATERLVVTYTGADPHSGQERPPAVPLGELLDALDRTTEAPVRADVVVKHPLQGFDLRNVEPGRLGTPTPFTFDPQMLAAARAVTGPRQDPPAFFERPLTEPAAGVEEIALADLVRFFGHPVKGFFRALDLTLPWDVDAVSDAMPVEIDQLETWGVGDRMLDDMVRGIHPDTAREIEWRRGALPPGQLGWRKATEVRETAMNLALAALTHRQVEPKAYDVDVALPGGRRLTGTLTPVYADRLVSVGYSRLDGKHLLESWVRLLALAAGHPDHNWTALTIGRAPRGSQAAQRLLGPPGDEPLKLLNGLVELYDEGRRAPLHLPLKTSFAWASAARMGQDPRPEALKKWKSSRYPGEDADAAHVRVWGEHADLDDLSELPALAERLWAPLLDSERGPL; this is translated from the coding sequence GTGGTGCTCCACCTCCACCGCGCCCCGCGGACCGACCTGCTCGCCGATGCCCTCGGCGAGCTGTTGTCGACCCCGCTGGGCGACCCGTTCGCGACCGAGCTGGTGCTGGTGCCCGCGCGCGGGGTGGAGCGGTGGCTGAGCCAGCGGCTGTCCCACCGGCTCGGCACGTCGTCCGGCGGCGCGGACGGGGTGTGCGCGGGCGTGGAGTTCCGGTTCCCCCGCTCGCTGGTCGCCGAGCTCACCGGCACCCGCGACGAGGACCCGTGGGCGCCCGACGCGCTGGCCTGGCCGCTGCTGTCGGTGCTCGACACCTGTCTCGACGAGCCGTGGGCGGCGACACTCGCGGCGCACCTCGGGCACCGCGACACCGGCGACGAGGCGGAGTTCCGGCGCGGCCGGCGCTACGCCGTGGCCCGGCGCCTGGCCGGCCTCTTCGCGTCGTACGCCGCCCAGCGGCCGCAGCTGCTCGCCGACTGGTCGACGGGGCGCGAGACCGACGGGCTGGGCGGCGAGCTCGACGCCGACCTGCGCTGGCAGCCACCCCTGTGGCGAGCCCTGGCCGCGAGCGTCGACGCCCCCGTGCCGGCCGCGCGGCACGCCGCGACGCTGCGGCGCCTCAGCGACGGGCCGGCCGACCTGCCCGAGCGCCTGTCGCTGTTCGGCCACACCCGGATGCCGGCCACCGAGATCGAGCTGCTGCGCGCGCTGGCCACCCACCACGACCTGCACCTGTGGCTGCCCCACCCGAGCGCCGACCTCTGGGCTCGGCTCGGTGCGGCGGCCGGCCCGGTGCCACGGCGCGCCGACCACAGCCACCGCGAGGTCCGCCACCCGCTGCTGGCCTCGCTGGGCCGCGACCTGCGCGAGCTCCAGCGCGGGCTCGGACCGGCTGCTCACGACCAGGCGGTGCCGGCCGGCGACCTGCCCGACACCCTGCTCGGCCGGCTCCAGTCCGACCTGCGCGCCGACCAGGTGCGACCGGCCGGTCGCCGCCACGACCCGGCCGACCGCTCGGTGCAGGTGCACCGCTGCCACGGCCCGGCCCGGCAGGTCCAGGTCCTGCGCGAGGTGCTGCTCGGGCTGCTCGCCGACGACCCGACCCTCGAGCCGCGCGACATCCTCGTGATGTGCCCCGACATCGAGAGCTACGCACCGCTCATCACCGCGTCGTTCGGCCTGGGTGACGTCGTCGAGGGCGGCCACCCCGCCCACCGGCTGCGCGTCCAGCTGGCCGACCGGTCGCTGACCCAGACCAACCCGCTGCTGGGGGTGGCGGCCCAGCTCCTCGACGTGGCCGGCAGCCGGGCCACGGCCAGCGCGGTCCTCGACCTGGCCCAGAGCCCGCCGGTGCGGCGCCGGTTCGGCTTCGTCGACGACGACCTCGACACCCTGGCCGACTGGGTCCGCGAGGCCGGCGTGCGGTGGGGCTTCGACGCCGCGCACCGCGAGCCGTTCGGCGTCCGCTACCTGCAGAACACCTGGCGCTTCGGCCTCGACCGCGTCCTGGTCGGCGTGGCCATGTCCGACGACTCCCAGGCCTGGCTCGGCACCGCGCTGCCGCTCGACGACGTCGGCAGCAACCGGGTCGAGCTGGCCGGCCGGTTCGCCGAGTACGTCGACCGGCTGGTCGCCGCCACCGACCGGCTCACCGGGACCCGGCCCCTGGCCGACTGGCTCGACGGGCTGGTGGCCGGCGTGGCCGACCTGACCCGCGTCGACGGCGACGACCAGTGGCAGGTCGGCCAGGTGCAGCGCGAGCTGGCCCGTGTCGGGGTCGAGGCGGGCGAGCGCGGGGCGAGCCCGCTGCGGCTCACCGACGTCCGCGCGATGCTCGAGGACCACCTGGCCGGGCGGCCCACCCGCGCCAACTTCCGCGCCGGGAGCCTCACCGTCTGCACCATGGTGCCGATGCGCTCGGTGCCGCACCGGGTGGTCTGCCTGCTCGGCGTGGACGACGGCGTCTTCCCGCGTCAGCGCACGGTCGACGGCGACGACGTGCTGGCTCGCGAGCCGGTGACCGGCGAGCGCGACGTGCGCGCCGAGGACCGCCAGCTGCTCCTCGACGCGATCGGCGCCGCGACCGAGCGGCTGGTCGTCACCTACACCGGGGCCGACCCGCACAGCGGGCAGGAGCGACCGCCCGCCGTACCCCTCGGCGAGCTGCTCGACGCCCTCGACCGCACCACCGAGGCGCCGGTGCGGGCCGACGTCGTCGTCAAGCACCCGCTCCAGGGCTTCGACCTGCGCAACGTCGAGCCCGGGCGGCTCGGCACGCCCACGCCGTTCACCTTCGACCCCCAGATGCTGGCCGCCGCGCGCGCCGTCACCGGACCGCGCCAGGACCCGCCGGCGTTCTTCGAGCGGCCGCTCACCGAGCCGGCCGCCGGCGTCGAGGAGATCGCGCTGGCCGACCTGGTCCGCTTCTTCGGCCACCCGGTCAAGGGCTTCTTCCGGGCCCTCGACCTCACCCTGCCCTGGGACGTCGACGCGGTCAGCGACGCGATGCCGGTCGAGATCGACCAGCTGGAGACGTGGGGCGTGGGCGACCGGATGCTCGACGACATGGTCCGCGGCATCCACCCCGACACCGCCCGCGAGATCGAGTGGCGCCGCGGCGCGCTGCCGCCCGGCCAGCTCGGCTGGCGCAAGGCGACCGAGGTCCGCGAGACGGCGATGAACCTCGCCCTCGCCGCGCTCACCCACCGCCAGGTCGAGCCCAAGGCCTACGACGTCGACGTCGCGCTGCCCGGCGGCCGGCGGCTCACCGGCACCCTCACCCCGGTGTACGCCGACCGGCTGGTCTCGGTCGGCTACTCCCGCCTCGACGGCAAGCACCTGCTCGAGTCGTGGGTCCGCCTGCTGGCCCTGGCCGCCGGCCACCCCGACCACAACTGGACCGCGCTCACCATCGGCCGGGCGCCGCGCGGCTCCCAGGCCGCCCAGCGACTGCTCGGCCCGCCCGGCGACGAGCCGCTGAAGCTGCTGAACGGCCTGGTCGAGCTCTACGACGAGGGTCGCCGCGCGCCGCTGCACCTGCCCCTCAAGACGTCGTTCGCCTGGGCCTCCGCGGCCCGGATGGGCCAGGACCCGCGCCCCGAGGCGCTGAAGAAGTGGAAGTCCAGCCGCTACCCCGGCGAGGACGCCGACGCCGCGCACGTCCGGGTCTGGGGCGAGCACGCCGACCTCGACGACCTGTCCGAGCTGCCGGCCCTCGCCGAACGGCTGTGGGCCCCGCTGCTCGACAGCGAGCGGGGGCCCCTGTGA